From the Bubalus kerabau isolate K-KA32 ecotype Philippines breed swamp buffalo chromosome 2, PCC_UOA_SB_1v2, whole genome shotgun sequence genome, one window contains:
- the VWA5B2 gene encoding von Willebrand factor A domain-containing protein 5B2 isoform X3, with protein sequence MPGLYCPSSWTPLPLTDSWVRACANGPCLSLRARLTYHNPQPQPVDGVFVYPLAEAEVVSGFEAEAAGRRVSFQLQSRRRSQAACCSALGPALGASTPRRCAQGHLVLDLAQARSTLVLPTGLIAAAGTMTVTLRSSRELPSRPDGVLRVALPSVLTPLAPPGPPGPPRPPGLCDDSGRVTLLMFLSSPTSCFGVSSPQGEGPAWEESAAPRDVFLGPARCPAPYTFSFEMLVTGPCLLAGLESPSHALRADAPPHASSAATICVTLAEGHRCDRALEILLHPSEPHQPHLMLEAGSLSSAEYEARVRARRDFQRLLRRDSDGDRQVCFLQRRFHKDILLNPVLVLSFCPDLSSKPGHLGTATRELLFLLDGSSVAHKDAIVLAVKSLPPQTLINLAMFGISVQPLFPESRPCSDEAVQLICESVETLQAVDGTPDVWAALDWALGQPQQRAHPRQLFLLTAASPMAAVTHQTLELMRWHRGAARCFSFGLGRACRQLLQGLSALSRGQAYFLRPGERLQPMLVQALRKALEPALSDISVDWFIPDAVEALLTPREIPALYPGDQLLGYCSLFRVDSFRSQPPGGQEPGWQSLGGSVFPSPEEAPSATSPGTEPTGTSEPLGTGTVSAELSSPWAAGDSERSTDALTDPVTDPGPNPSSDTAIWHRIFQSSYIREQYVLTHCSASPEPGPGSTGSSASPVSQGPGSPEGNTPLDPPSQQGCRSLAWGESASSRSCPLPPSPLAPVKTGALSAEVLGRRRRVALVGRSLSSPQGRVNPVPGRPRHPSLGVVPDGPGPEPGQQLGQGLDDSGNLLSPAPMDWDMLMEPPFLFTAVPLNGELATPAAAQPPQAPRCHVVIRALCGEQPMCWEVGVGLETLWGPQDDGSLPPSPPERDNAWDQALHRLTAASVVRDNEQLALRRGGETRADRGHARRSWLRALQTSKVSSAPSCFTCPVAVDATTREVLPSALQVQSSEPAEPAGTPPISQSHVDAAPFPTVVHSKGLKEDSLAGGWGPDQTGNSSSALGDHAAPIGGSHRPLPRPPSRISLGHWKSRGPDSHRPCSPNTGQVNDSNSEGSGHDYLPLVRLQEAPGSFRLDALFCAAVRISQERLCRASPFAAHRASLSPTSASSPWALLAPSVGQGGSATASCSPSPSSGSEGPGQVDSGRGSDTEASEGSEGPGGADLRGRTWATAVALAWLEHRCAGAFGEWELAAAKADCWLRAQHLPDGLDLANLKAAARGLFLLLRHWDQNLQLHLLCYSPANM encoded by the exons ATGCCCGGCCTGTACTGCCCCTCCAGCTGGACGCCGCTGCCCCTCACGGACTCCTGGGTCCGGGCCTGCGCCAACGGACCCTGCCTCAGCCTGCGGGCCCGGCTCACCTACCACAACCCGCAGCCGCAGCCGGTGGACG GCGTGTTCGTGTATCCTCTGGCCGAGGCTGAAGTGGTTTCGGGCTTCGAGGCGGAGGCCGCGGGACGGCGCGTCTCCTTCCAGCTGCAGAGTCGGCGCCGCTCGCAGGCCGCCTGCTGCAGCGCTCTGGGCCCCGCGCTGGGGGCCTCAACGCCCCGCCGCTGCGCGCAGG GTCATCTTGTCTTGGATCTGGCCCAGGCCCGGTCCACGCTGGTGCTGCCCACAGGCCTCATCGCCGCGGCCGGCACCATGACAGTGACCCTGCGGAGCAGCCGGGAGCTGCCCTCCAGGCCTGACGGGGTGCTGCGCGTGGCTCTGCCCTCTGTGCTCACCCCTCTGGCCCCACCAGGCCCACCGGGGCCCCCCAGGCCTCCGGGGCTCTGTGACGACAG TGGCCGAGTGACCCTCCTCATGTTCCTTTCCAGCCCCACCAGCTGCTTCGGAGTGAGCAGCCCTCAGGGTGAAGGGCCAGCCTGGGAGGAGTCAGCTGCTCCTCGGGATGTGTTCTTGGGCCCTGCCCGTTGCCCTGCTCCATACACCTTCTCTTTTGAGATGCTGGTGACTGGGCCGTGCCTGCTGGCAG GACTGGAGAGCCCCTCTCATGCTCTTCGGGCTGATGCCCCACCTCATGCCAGctctgcagccaccatctgtgtCACACTGGCAGAGGGCCACCGCTGTGACCGGGCCTTGGAGATCCTGCTGCACCCCAGTG agCCTCACCAGCCCCACCTGATGCTGGAGGCCGGCAGTCTGAGCTCAGCAGAGTACGAGGCCCGGGTGAGAGCCCGCCGGGATTTCCAGAGGCTGCTGCGAAGGGACAGTGATGGGGACCGGCAG GTGTGCTTCCTGCAGCGACGCTTCCACAAGGACATCCTGCTAAACCCCGTGCTGGTACTGAGCTTCTGCCCGGACCTGAGCTCCAAGCCCGGACACCTGGGCACAGCTACACGGGAGCTCCTCTTCCTGCTGGATGGCAGTAGTGTGGCACACAAG GATGCCATCGTTTTGGCTGTGAAGTCACTCCCGCCCCAGACGCTCATCAACCTTGCCATGTTTGGCATCTCGGTGCAGCCCCTCTTCCCAGAGAGCCGGCCTTGCAGTGAT GAAGCTGTGCAGCTGATCTGTGAGAGCGTTGAGACGCTACAGGCTGTAGACGGCACCCCGGACGTGTGGGCTGCTCTGGACTGGGCCCTGGGGCAGCCCCAGCAAAGGGCCCACCCTAGGCAGCTTTTCCTGCTCACCGCTGCCTCCCCCATGGCCGCTGTGACCCACCAGACCCTGGAGCTCATGAGGTGGCATAGAGGGGCAGCCAG GTGCTTCTCCTTTGGATTGGGGCGTGCCTGCCGCCAGCTGCTCCAGGGTCTGTCTGCTCTCAGCCGGGGCCAGGCCTACTTCCTGAGACCTGGGGagaggctgcagcccatg CTGGTGCAGGCCCTGAGGAAGGCACTGGAGCCCGCGCTGAGTGACATCTCTGTGGACTGGTTTATTCCGGATGCAGTGGAGGCCCTGCTGACACCCCGGGAGATCCCCGCGCTCTATCCCGGGGACCAGCTTCTTGGTTACTGCTCACTCTTCAGGGTGGACAGCTTCCGGTCCCAACCCCCGGGG GGCCAAGAGCCTGGCTGGCAGAGCTTGGGTGGCTCGGTGTTCCCATCCCCAGAGGAAGCACCATCTGCCACCAGCCCTGGCACTGAGCCCACTGGCACCTCAGAGCCACTGGGAACAGGCACTGTGTCAGCAGAGCTGTCCAGCCCGTGGGCTGCTGGGGACTCAGAGCGGA GTACTGATGCTCTGACAGACCCAGTCACGGACCCCGGACCTAATCCCTCTTCTGACACAGCCATATGGCACCGCATCTTTCAGTCCTCATACATCCGGGAGCAGTATGTGCTCACCCACTGCTCTGCCAGCCCAGAGCCAGGCCCAGGCTCCACAGGCAGCAGCGCATCCCCTGTCTCCCAGGGCCCGGGCTCCCCTGAGGGCAACACTCCCCTGGATCCCCCTTCTCAGCAGGGCTGCCGAAGCCTAGCCTGGGGAGAATCTGCCAGCTCCCGCTCCTGCCCCCTGCCTCCATCTCCACTGGCTCCAGTCAAG ACTGGGGCTTTGAGTGCTGAGGTGCTGGGCCGTCGACGCAGAGTGGCTCTGGTTGGCCGAAGCCTCTCATCCCCCCAAGGCCGGGTGAACCCAGTCCCAGGGCGCCCCCGGCACCCCTCTCTAGGTGTAGTACCTGATGGGCCAGGCCCTGAGCCAGGGCAGCAGCTGGGACAGGGCTTGGATGACTCAG GAAACctgctctccccagcccccatGGACTGGGACATGTTGATGGAACCACCCTTCTTGTTCACCGCTGTTCCCCTCAATGGGGAGTTGGCCACTCCAGCAGCAGCACAGCCTCCCCAGGCTCCACGCTGCCATGTGGTGATCCGGGCCTTGTGTGGGGAGCAGCCCATGTGCTGGGAGGTGGGTGTTGGGTTGGAGACGCTGTGGGGGCCTCAGGATGATGGCTCCCTGCCTCCGTCACCCCCCGAAAGAGATAATGCTTGGGACCAAGCACTCCATCGACTGACAGCAGCTTCTGTGGTTCGGGACAATGAGCAGCTGGCTCTTCGAAGAGGGGGTGAGACCAGGGCTGACCGGG GTCATGCCCGGAGGTCCTGGCTCCGAGCCCTTCAGACAAGTAAGGTCAGCTCTGCCCCTTCTTGCTTCACCTGTCCTGTAGCTGTGGACGctaccaccagggaggtcctacCCTCAGCCCTGCAGGTGCAGAGCTCAG AGCCAGCTGAACCTGCAGGTACTCCTCCTATCTCTCAAAGCCATGTAGATGCAGCTCCTTTCCCCACAGTTGTCCACTCTAAAG GACTGAAGGAAGACTCTTTGGCAGGTGGCTGGGGCCCGGACCAAACTGGCAACTCCAGTTCTGCTTTGGGGGACCATGCAGCCCCCATAGGAGGGTCTCATCGCCCGCTTCCCCGGCCTCCCTCTCGGATCAGCCTAGGCCATTGGAAGTCCAGAGGCCCAGACAGCCACAGACCCTGCAGCCCCAACACGGGCCAAGTCAATGACAGCAACAGTGAAGGCAGCGGCCACGACTACCTGCCCTTG GTGCGCTTGCAGGAGGCGCCCGGCTCCTTCCGCCTGGACGCTCTGTTCTGTGCAGCGGTGCGCATCTCGCAGGAGCGCCTGTGCCGTGCCTCACCCTTTGCTGCGCACCGGGCCAGCCTCAGCCCCACCTCGGCCTCCTCTCCCTGGGCACTTCTAGCCCCCAGCGTTGGCCAGGGTGGCAGCGCCACAGCCTCTTGCAGCCCGTCCCCCAGCTCGGGTTCCGAGGGTCCGGGCCAGGTGGACAGTGGGCGGGGATCAGACACTGAGGCCTCAGAGGGGTCGGAAGGGCCTGGTGGCGCTGACCTGAGGGGCCGGACTTGGGCCACGGCTGTGGCGCTTGCGTGGCTGGAGCACCGCTGTGCGGGGGCCTTTGGCGAGTGGGAACTGGCAGCTGCGAAGGCTGACTGTTGGCTGCGGGCGCAGCACCTGCCCGACGGCCTGGACCTGGCCAACCTCAAGGCTGCAGCCCGTGGTCTCTTCCTGCTGCTGCGTCACTGGGACCAGAACCTGCAGCTCCACTTGCTGTGCTACAGCCCCGCAAACATGTGA
- the VWA5B2 gene encoding von Willebrand factor A domain-containing protein 5B2 isoform X4, producing MPGLYCPSSWTPLPLTDSWVRACANGPCLSLRARLTYHNPQPQPVDGVFVYPLAEAEVVSGFEAEAAGRRVSFQLQSRRRSQAACCSALGPALGASTPRRCAQGHLVLDLAQARSTLVLPTGLIAAAGTMTVTLRSSRELPSRPDGVLRVALPSVLTPLAPPGPPGPPRPPGLCDDRLGLCPTSCFGVSSPQGEGPAWEESAAPRDVFLGPARCPAPYTFSFEMLVTGPCLLAGLESPSHALRADAPPHASSAATICVTLAEGHRCDRALEILLHPSEPHQPHLMLEAGSLSSAEYEARVRARRDFQRLLRRDSDGDRQVCFLQRRFHKDILLNPVLVLSFCPDLSSKPGHLGTATRELLFLLDGSSVAHKDAIVLAVKSLPPQTLINLAMFGISVQPLFPESRPCSDEAVQLICESVETLQAVDGTPDVWAALDWALGQPQQRAHPRQLFLLTAASPMAAVTHQTLELMRWHRGAARCFSFGLGRACRQLLQGLSALSRGQAYFLRPGERLQPMLVQALRKALEPALSDISVDWFIPDAVEALLTPREIPALYPGDQLLGYCSLFRVDSFRSQPPGGQEPGWQSLGGSVFPSPEEAPSATSPGTEPTGTSEPLGTGTVSAELSSPWAAGDSERSTDALTDPVTDPGPNPSSDTAIWHRIFQSSYIREQYVLTHCSASPEPGPGSTGSSASPVSQGPGSPEGNTPLDPPSQQGCRSLAWGESASSRSCPLPPSPLAPVKTGALSAEVLGRRRRVALVGRSLSSPQGRVNPVPGRPRHPSLGVVPDGPGPEPGQQLGQGLDDSGNLLSPAPMDWDMLMEPPFLFTAVPLNGELATPAAAQPPQAPRCHVVIRALCGEQPMCWEVGVGLETLWGPQDDGSLPPSPPERDNAWDQALHRLTAASVVRDNEQLALRRGGETRADRGHARRSWLRALQTSKVSSAPSCFTCPVAVDATTREVLPSALQVQSSEPAEPAGTPPISQSHVDAAPFPTVVHSKGLKEDSLAGGWGPDQTGNSSSALGDHAAPIGGSHRPLPRPPSRISLGHWKSRGPDSHRPCSPNTGQVNDSNSEGSGHDYLPLVRLQEAPGSFRLDALFCAAVRISQERLCRASPFAAHRASLSPTSASSPWALLAPSVGQGGSATASCSPSPSSGSEGPGQVDSGRGSDTEASEGSEGPGGADLRGRTWATAVALAWLEHRCAGAFGEWELAAAKADCWLRAQHLPDGLDLANLKAAARGLFLLLRHWDQNLQLHLLCYSPANM from the exons ATGCCCGGCCTGTACTGCCCCTCCAGCTGGACGCCGCTGCCCCTCACGGACTCCTGGGTCCGGGCCTGCGCCAACGGACCCTGCCTCAGCCTGCGGGCCCGGCTCACCTACCACAACCCGCAGCCGCAGCCGGTGGACG GCGTGTTCGTGTATCCTCTGGCCGAGGCTGAAGTGGTTTCGGGCTTCGAGGCGGAGGCCGCGGGACGGCGCGTCTCCTTCCAGCTGCAGAGTCGGCGCCGCTCGCAGGCCGCCTGCTGCAGCGCTCTGGGCCCCGCGCTGGGGGCCTCAACGCCCCGCCGCTGCGCGCAGG GTCATCTTGTCTTGGATCTGGCCCAGGCCCGGTCCACGCTGGTGCTGCCCACAGGCCTCATCGCCGCGGCCGGCACCATGACAGTGACCCTGCGGAGCAGCCGGGAGCTGCCCTCCAGGCCTGACGGGGTGCTGCGCGTGGCTCTGCCCTCTGTGCTCACCCCTCTGGCCCCACCAGGCCCACCGGGGCCCCCCAGGCCTCCGGGGCTCTGTGACGACAGGTTGGGCCTATG CCCCACCAGCTGCTTCGGAGTGAGCAGCCCTCAGGGTGAAGGGCCAGCCTGGGAGGAGTCAGCTGCTCCTCGGGATGTGTTCTTGGGCCCTGCCCGTTGCCCTGCTCCATACACCTTCTCTTTTGAGATGCTGGTGACTGGGCCGTGCCTGCTGGCAG GACTGGAGAGCCCCTCTCATGCTCTTCGGGCTGATGCCCCACCTCATGCCAGctctgcagccaccatctgtgtCACACTGGCAGAGGGCCACCGCTGTGACCGGGCCTTGGAGATCCTGCTGCACCCCAGTG agCCTCACCAGCCCCACCTGATGCTGGAGGCCGGCAGTCTGAGCTCAGCAGAGTACGAGGCCCGGGTGAGAGCCCGCCGGGATTTCCAGAGGCTGCTGCGAAGGGACAGTGATGGGGACCGGCAG GTGTGCTTCCTGCAGCGACGCTTCCACAAGGACATCCTGCTAAACCCCGTGCTGGTACTGAGCTTCTGCCCGGACCTGAGCTCCAAGCCCGGACACCTGGGCACAGCTACACGGGAGCTCCTCTTCCTGCTGGATGGCAGTAGTGTGGCACACAAG GATGCCATCGTTTTGGCTGTGAAGTCACTCCCGCCCCAGACGCTCATCAACCTTGCCATGTTTGGCATCTCGGTGCAGCCCCTCTTCCCAGAGAGCCGGCCTTGCAGTGAT GAAGCTGTGCAGCTGATCTGTGAGAGCGTTGAGACGCTACAGGCTGTAGACGGCACCCCGGACGTGTGGGCTGCTCTGGACTGGGCCCTGGGGCAGCCCCAGCAAAGGGCCCACCCTAGGCAGCTTTTCCTGCTCACCGCTGCCTCCCCCATGGCCGCTGTGACCCACCAGACCCTGGAGCTCATGAGGTGGCATAGAGGGGCAGCCAG GTGCTTCTCCTTTGGATTGGGGCGTGCCTGCCGCCAGCTGCTCCAGGGTCTGTCTGCTCTCAGCCGGGGCCAGGCCTACTTCCTGAGACCTGGGGagaggctgcagcccatg CTGGTGCAGGCCCTGAGGAAGGCACTGGAGCCCGCGCTGAGTGACATCTCTGTGGACTGGTTTATTCCGGATGCAGTGGAGGCCCTGCTGACACCCCGGGAGATCCCCGCGCTCTATCCCGGGGACCAGCTTCTTGGTTACTGCTCACTCTTCAGGGTGGACAGCTTCCGGTCCCAACCCCCGGGG GGCCAAGAGCCTGGCTGGCAGAGCTTGGGTGGCTCGGTGTTCCCATCCCCAGAGGAAGCACCATCTGCCACCAGCCCTGGCACTGAGCCCACTGGCACCTCAGAGCCACTGGGAACAGGCACTGTGTCAGCAGAGCTGTCCAGCCCGTGGGCTGCTGGGGACTCAGAGCGGA GTACTGATGCTCTGACAGACCCAGTCACGGACCCCGGACCTAATCCCTCTTCTGACACAGCCATATGGCACCGCATCTTTCAGTCCTCATACATCCGGGAGCAGTATGTGCTCACCCACTGCTCTGCCAGCCCAGAGCCAGGCCCAGGCTCCACAGGCAGCAGCGCATCCCCTGTCTCCCAGGGCCCGGGCTCCCCTGAGGGCAACACTCCCCTGGATCCCCCTTCTCAGCAGGGCTGCCGAAGCCTAGCCTGGGGAGAATCTGCCAGCTCCCGCTCCTGCCCCCTGCCTCCATCTCCACTGGCTCCAGTCAAG ACTGGGGCTTTGAGTGCTGAGGTGCTGGGCCGTCGACGCAGAGTGGCTCTGGTTGGCCGAAGCCTCTCATCCCCCCAAGGCCGGGTGAACCCAGTCCCAGGGCGCCCCCGGCACCCCTCTCTAGGTGTAGTACCTGATGGGCCAGGCCCTGAGCCAGGGCAGCAGCTGGGACAGGGCTTGGATGACTCAG GAAACctgctctccccagcccccatGGACTGGGACATGTTGATGGAACCACCCTTCTTGTTCACCGCTGTTCCCCTCAATGGGGAGTTGGCCACTCCAGCAGCAGCACAGCCTCCCCAGGCTCCACGCTGCCATGTGGTGATCCGGGCCTTGTGTGGGGAGCAGCCCATGTGCTGGGAGGTGGGTGTTGGGTTGGAGACGCTGTGGGGGCCTCAGGATGATGGCTCCCTGCCTCCGTCACCCCCCGAAAGAGATAATGCTTGGGACCAAGCACTCCATCGACTGACAGCAGCTTCTGTGGTTCGGGACAATGAGCAGCTGGCTCTTCGAAGAGGGGGTGAGACCAGGGCTGACCGGG GTCATGCCCGGAGGTCCTGGCTCCGAGCCCTTCAGACAAGTAAGGTCAGCTCTGCCCCTTCTTGCTTCACCTGTCCTGTAGCTGTGGACGctaccaccagggaggtcctacCCTCAGCCCTGCAGGTGCAGAGCTCAG AGCCAGCTGAACCTGCAGGTACTCCTCCTATCTCTCAAAGCCATGTAGATGCAGCTCCTTTCCCCACAGTTGTCCACTCTAAAG GACTGAAGGAAGACTCTTTGGCAGGTGGCTGGGGCCCGGACCAAACTGGCAACTCCAGTTCTGCTTTGGGGGACCATGCAGCCCCCATAGGAGGGTCTCATCGCCCGCTTCCCCGGCCTCCCTCTCGGATCAGCCTAGGCCATTGGAAGTCCAGAGGCCCAGACAGCCACAGACCCTGCAGCCCCAACACGGGCCAAGTCAATGACAGCAACAGTGAAGGCAGCGGCCACGACTACCTGCCCTTG GTGCGCTTGCAGGAGGCGCCCGGCTCCTTCCGCCTGGACGCTCTGTTCTGTGCAGCGGTGCGCATCTCGCAGGAGCGCCTGTGCCGTGCCTCACCCTTTGCTGCGCACCGGGCCAGCCTCAGCCCCACCTCGGCCTCCTCTCCCTGGGCACTTCTAGCCCCCAGCGTTGGCCAGGGTGGCAGCGCCACAGCCTCTTGCAGCCCGTCCCCCAGCTCGGGTTCCGAGGGTCCGGGCCAGGTGGACAGTGGGCGGGGATCAGACACTGAGGCCTCAGAGGGGTCGGAAGGGCCTGGTGGCGCTGACCTGAGGGGCCGGACTTGGGCCACGGCTGTGGCGCTTGCGTGGCTGGAGCACCGCTGTGCGGGGGCCTTTGGCGAGTGGGAACTGGCAGCTGCGAAGGCTGACTGTTGGCTGCGGGCGCAGCACCTGCCCGACGGCCTGGACCTGGCCAACCTCAAGGCTGCAGCCCGTGGTCTCTTCCTGCTGCTGCGTCACTGGGACCAGAACCTGCAGCTCCACTTGCTGTGCTACAGCCCCGCAAACATGTGA